One stretch of Vicia villosa cultivar HV-30 ecotype Madison, WI unplaced genomic scaffold, Vvil1.0 ctg.000941F_1_1, whole genome shotgun sequence DNA includes these proteins:
- the LOC131632461 gene encoding uncharacterized protein LOC131632461: YGRNQGGRRDFNRQGQGNPSYNNQGARNFRPSQNYPPRQGSQGYPSQQSHGQTSQGYPPQQNYSPPRNIDQAPQNYHQQQMFGSAPPQQSFGSPGQGERRNYAPQQNFGPPGQGDRRNFAPQQNFRPPGQGEGRNYAPRQNFRPPGQGERGNFAPQQNFGPPGQGDRRNFAPLQNFGPPGQGERRNFAPQQNFGPPGQGERRDSVPSEGGWDFKPSYMEEFEQANKGNQHPNEQSGSQQRFPPPGPGNFTGEGRY; the protein is encoded by the exons TACGGGAGAAACCAAGGAGGAAGACGAGACTTTAATCGACAAGGACAAGGGAATCCCTCTTACAATAATCAGGGTGCAAGGAACTTCAGACCTTCACAAAACTATCCGCCCCGACAAGGATCACAAGGATATCCATCCCAACAGAGTCATGGTCAAACATCGCAAGGATATCCACCCCAACAAAATTATTCACCCCCACGTAACATTGATCAAGCACCACAGAATTACCACCAACAGCAAATGTTTGGTTCTGCTCCACCACAACAGAGCTTTGGATCTCCAGGACAAGGAGAAAGAAGAAATTATGCACCACAACAGAACTTCGGACCACCAGGGCAAGGAGATAGAAGAAATTTTGCTCCACAACAGAACTTTAGACCACCGGGACAAGGAGAAGGAAGAAATTATGCGCCACGACAGAATTTCAGACCTCCAGGACAAGGAGAAAGAGGAAATTTTGCGCCACAGCAGAACTTTGGACCACCAGGGCAAGGAGATAGAAGAAATTTTGCACCTCTACAGAACTTCGGACCACCAGGACAAGGAGAAAGAAGAAATTTTGCTCCACAACAGAACTTCGGGCCACCAGGACAAGGAGAAAGAAGAGACTCTGTGCCTAGTGAAGGTGGATGGGATTTCAAACCATCATATATGGAGGAATTTGAACAGGCCAATAAGGGGAATCAGCATCCCAATGAACAGTCAGGTTCCCAACAAAGATTTCCACCTCCTGGTCCTGGCAATTTTACTGGAGAG GGTAGATATTGA